In Candidatus Hydrogenedentota bacterium, a single window of DNA contains:
- a CDS encoding type II toxin-antitoxin system RelE/ParE family toxin, with amino-acid sequence MRVQFHPAAEAELENAVDYYESAGQGLGRDFAREVLFAVERVLAYPHAWPILEGDIHRCLVHRFPYGLLYVTSEEAILILAIMHLRRRPGLWKERNR; translated from the coding sequence GTGAGAGTCCAATTCCACCCTGCTGCAGAAGCAGAATTGGAAAATGCCGTCGACTATTACGAATCTGCCGGGCAAGGACTAGGAAGAGACTTCGCACGAGAAGTCTTGTTTGCAGTAGAACGAGTGCTTGCCTACCCTCATGCTTGGCCCATCCTCGAAGGAGACATTCACCGGTGTTTGGTTCACAGGTTTCCTTACGGACTCCTGTATGTCACGAGCGAAGAGGCCATCTTGATTCTTGCTATCATGCACCTACGTCGCAGGCCCGGTTTGTGGAAAGAGCGCAATCGCTGA
- a CDS encoding addiction module protein, which yields MIKTEDIVEHIQSLPIDKRLQLIDSLLCLLNPSDAAIDQEWARVAHDRMNEIRSGSATPVLATDVFARIDKRLAT from the coding sequence ATGATCAAGACAGAAGATATTGTAGAACACATTCAGTCGTTGCCGATCGATAAGCGACTGCAATTGATTGACTCACTTCTCTGCCTGCTTAATCCCTCCGATGCTGCCATCGACCAGGAGTGGGCGCGTGTGGCGCATGATCGCATGAACGAGATTCGCAGTGGATCGGCAACACCCGTTCTCGCGACGGACGTTTTCGCCCGCATCGACAAACGACTCGCGACGTGA
- a CDS encoding 3-hydroxyacyl-CoA dehydrogenase, which yields MDVNGKAFVISGGGSGLGEATARLLVESGGQVVIADMNEENGIRVAGELGNRARFVSTDVTKEDQVKAAVEAAVETFGGIHGAISCAGVGMAMKIVGKGGPHGLEVFKTVIDINLVGTFNVIRFAAHAMMKNEPNDGGERGVIINTASVAAFDGQIGQTAYSASKAGIVGMTLPVARDLSKSGIRVVTIAPGLFDTPLLALLPEPARQSLAESIPFPSRLGKPSEFAALAKHIIENPMLNGETIRLDGAIRMAPK from the coding sequence ATGGACGTGAACGGAAAGGCATTTGTAATCTCGGGCGGTGGCTCGGGCCTCGGGGAAGCGACGGCGCGATTACTGGTTGAATCTGGTGGTCAGGTCGTAATAGCCGATATGAACGAAGAGAACGGAATTCGCGTAGCAGGAGAACTGGGAAATCGGGCCCGATTTGTCTCCACCGACGTAACCAAAGAAGATCAGGTTAAGGCAGCGGTCGAAGCCGCGGTAGAAACGTTTGGCGGAATTCACGGTGCGATTAGTTGCGCGGGCGTTGGCATGGCCATGAAGATTGTCGGCAAAGGGGGCCCGCACGGCCTCGAAGTCTTCAAGACCGTGATCGATATCAATCTAGTCGGGACATTCAACGTAATCCGATTTGCAGCCCACGCAATGATGAAGAACGAGCCGAATGACGGCGGCGAACGCGGTGTCATCATCAATACGGCGTCAGTTGCGGCGTTCGACGGCCAAATTGGTCAAACAGCATACTCCGCTTCAAAGGCGGGCATCGTCGGCATGACACTTCCCGTCGCGCGCGATCTCTCTAAATCTGGTATTCGCGTGGTGACGATCGCGCCCGGCCTGTTCGATACCCCGCTGCTTGCTCTTCTGCCTGAACCGGCGCGGCAATCGCTCGCCGAGTCCATTCCCTTCCCGAGCAGACTAGGAAAGCCGTCAGAGTTCGCAGCCCTCGCAAAACACATCATCGAGAACCCCATGCTGAACGGCGAGACTATTCGTCTCGATGGCGCGATTAGAATGGCTCCGAAGTAG